A portion of the Moraxella ovis genome contains these proteins:
- a CDS encoding KpsF/GutQ family sugar-phosphate isomerase: MTDKMKTDFIADAVQSIRTEQSALDLLIDELDERFILACQTILNCNGRVVVTGMGKSGHIGRKMAATFASTGTPSFFVHPGEAGHGDLGMLVKGDVLIAISNSGESDEIRTLIPVVKQLNIPLISISRDKRGFLPKSADIALTLGKSEEACPLGLAPTSSTTATLALGDALAVALLHARGFTSNDFALSHPAGALGRKLLTRVQDLMHDQNLPVINQDASLHDTLLVMTSGRLGLAVIIDDAEDVVGVFTDGDLRRRLAERTDLSVKIGDIMTRTPKHTTKETRAADALSIMNECSIGQLLVLDGGKLQGVLSIHDVVQAGVS; this comes from the coding sequence ATGACGGATAAGATGAAGACTGATTTTATTGCTGATGCGGTGCAATCCATTCGCACAGAACAGAGTGCGCTTGATTTATTGATTGATGAGCTTGATGAGCGATTCATCTTGGCTTGCCAGACGATTTTGAATTGCAATGGGCGTGTGGTGGTTACAGGCATGGGTAAGTCTGGCCATATTGGACGCAAGATGGCAGCGACATTTGCATCGACTGGCACGCCGTCTTTTTTTGTGCATCCTGGTGAGGCGGGGCATGGTGATTTAGGCATGCTCGTCAAAGGCGATGTATTGATTGCCATCTCTAATTCAGGCGAGTCTGATGAGATTCGCACATTAATCCCTGTGGTTAAGCAGCTTAACATTCCGCTCATCAGCATCAGCCGTGATAAGCGCGGGTTTTTGCCGAAGTCTGCTGACATTGCGCTGACGCTGGGTAAGTCTGAGGAAGCCTGCCCACTTGGTTTGGCGCCGACATCCAGTACGACAGCAACCCTTGCACTGGGGGATGCGCTCGCGGTGGCATTGCTGCATGCGCGTGGATTTACCAGTAATGATTTTGCCTTGTCGCACCCAGCAGGTGCATTGGGTCGCAAGCTATTGACCCGTGTTCAAGATCTGATGCACGACCAGAATCTACCCGTCATCAATCAGGACGCCAGCCTGCATGATACGCTGCTTGTCATGACCAGTGGTCGCCTAGGACTTGCGGTAATCATTGATGATGCAGAAGATGTGGTTGGCGTTTTTACCGATGGTGACTTACGCCGCAGACTTGCTGAGCGCACGGATCTATCAGTAAAAATTGGCGACATCATGACGCGTACACCAAAACACACCACCAAAGAGACACGCGCCGCTGATGCATTATCCATCATGAATGAGTGCAGTATCGGGCAATTGTTGGTCTTGGATGGCGGTAAGTTACAAGGTGTTCTATCTATCCATGATGTGGTACAAGCAGGCGTTAGCTAA
- the ubiA gene encoding 4-hydroxybenzoate octaprenyltransferase, with the protein MTFKDKLIAWLQLTRFDKPVGTELLLYPTLWALFLANAGLQRLPSIAHLVIFMLGAIFMRAAGCAINDFADRKVDGQVKRTKDRPLADGRLSAKTAVVTFVGLALLSACLLVFLPLQVFYWSFGAVALAFIYPFMKRYTHLPQVVLAAAFGWAVPMAYAATLGYVDGWGWLVFAAYMCWTVAYDTQYAMCDRDDDLKIGVKSTAILFGRYDVAITMLLHLAFALLMGLVLRHYFDNWTGWLLVSPLFVMFAYQYRLIRNRERMACFHAFRHNAWVGRYVFALVLILCIFYFGG; encoded by the coding sequence ATGACTTTTAAAGACAAACTCATCGCTTGGCTTCAGTTGACCCGCTTTGATAAGCCTGTGGGCACGGAGTTGCTTCTTTACCCGACGCTGTGGGCGCTGTTCTTGGCCAATGCAGGATTACAAAGATTGCCAAGTATCGCTCATTTGGTGATTTTTATGCTTGGGGCGATATTCATGCGTGCGGCAGGCTGTGCGATTAATGATTTTGCTGATCGCAAGGTAGATGGTCAGGTTAAGCGTACCAAAGATCGACCTTTGGCGGATGGAAGGTTGTCTGCCAAGACGGCCGTGGTGACCTTTGTGGGTTTGGCTTTATTGTCGGCCTGTCTGCTTGTATTTTTGCCGTTGCAGGTATTTTATTGGTCGTTTGGGGCGGTAGCACTTGCTTTTATTTATCCATTCATGAAGCGTTATACGCATCTGCCCCAAGTTGTATTGGCGGCAGCGTTTGGCTGGGCGGTGCCGATGGCTTATGCTGCGACTTTAGGGTATGTGGATGGATGGGGCTGGCTGGTATTCGCTGCCTACATGTGCTGGACGGTGGCCTATGACACGCAGTATGCCATGTGCGACAGAGATGATGACCTAAAAATCGGGGTTAAATCAACAGCAATCTTGTTTGGTCGCTATGATGTGGCAATCACCATGTTGCTGCATTTGGCATTTGCGCTATTGATGGGCTTGGTCTTGCGGCATTATTTTGATAATTGGACGGGGTGGCTGTTGGTTTCACCATTGTTTGTAATGTTCGCTTATCAATATCGATTAATTAGGAATCGTGAGCGCATGGCGTGCTTTCATGCCTTTCGCCACAACGCATGGGTGGGGCGCTATGTTTTTGCGTTGGTGTTGATTTTGTGTATTTTTTATTTTGGTGGTTAA
- a CDS encoding class I SAM-dependent methyltransferase encodes MNINIIGTEQDKDLFDTLDVINKTHNLSLKLSFYALSKLSDKFISSFTNNNVNIPLIALIKNTPTLIKIDNNAIIKSSLNWQALTKRIVTAGRKSELILQASKLTSDMSVIDGTAGFGQDGLILASTGANVIMIEQNPILAMLLLFEHQMMNTNPNWQKLLSRIAIYHGNFLNTDFMATLPKADMIYLDPMFPSDCYSAKVGKTMQVLHDLANPPSDDDEKLFLDIANTQLKDNGKIIIKRPLSAPYLANKTPVQSVANDVIRFDRYELNK; translated from the coding sequence TTGAATATTAACATCATCGGCACCGAACAAGACAAAGATTTATTTGATACATTAGACGTTATCAATAAAACTCACAATTTGTCTTTAAAGTTATCTTTTTATGCTTTATCAAAATTAAGTGATAAATTTATCTCATCGTTTACCAATAATAATGTCAATATTCCTTTAATTGCTCTTATCAAAAATACCCCAACTTTAATTAAAATTGACAATAACGCCATTATAAAATCATCATTAAATTGGCAAGCCCTAACCAAACGTATCGTAACCGCAGGGCGAAAGTCCGAGCTGATACTACAAGCAAGCAAATTAACGTCCGACATGAGCGTGATAGACGGTACGGCAGGCTTTGGGCAGGACGGATTGATATTGGCAAGCACAGGGGCAAATGTAATCATGATAGAGCAAAATCCTATCTTGGCAATGCTATTATTATTTGAACACCAAATGATGAACACCAATCCAAATTGGCAAAAATTATTAAGCCGAATTGCAATTTATCATGGTAATTTTTTGAATACTGATTTTATGGCGACATTACCAAAGGCGGATATGATTTATCTTGACCCCATGTTTCCGTCTGATTGTTATTCTGCCAAAGTGGGTAAAACCATGCAAGTATTACATGATTTGGCAAATCCGCCAAGCGATGATGATGAAAAACTATTTTTGGATATTGCCAATACTCAATTAAAAGACAATGGCAAAATCATCATCAAACGTCCCTTATCCGCCCCCTATTTGGCAAATAAAACGCCCGTGCAAAGCGTGGCAAATGATGTAATACGGTTTGATAGATATGAATTAAATAAATGA
- a CDS encoding undecaprenyl-diphosphate phosphatase has translation MDILLFIKAVIMGIVEGITEFLPISSTGYMILSADIMNFWDKGKRDLFIVFVQLGAILAVIYDYWGRLWTAFMGLLTGKADGMTNPRGLGISLIVATIPVMVVGFTLKDFITGMLFHPLVVATMLIIGALLIIYVEKHPRPIKAQEAEHIDFKMALKIGLAQCLALIPGTSRSGSTIIGALWFGASRKAATEFSFFLGIPVIVGAGLLELIEKKDVLQTGQDWAILGVGTFVSFVVALLCIRLLVAWVSKKDFMIFAYLRIITGVIVLLAYFVFGYQIQG, from the coding sequence TTGGACATTTTATTATTTATCAAAGCCGTTATCATGGGTATTGTCGAAGGCATTACCGAGTTTTTGCCGATTTCTAGCACAGGTTATATGATTTTGTCGGCAGACATCATGAATTTTTGGGACAAGGGCAAGCGAGATTTGTTTATTGTTTTTGTTCAGCTTGGGGCGATTTTGGCGGTCATTTATGACTATTGGGGCAGGCTGTGGACGGCGTTTATGGGGCTACTGACAGGCAAGGCGGACGGCATGACCAACCCCCGTGGACTGGGTATCTCGCTCATTGTCGCCACCATTCCTGTCATGGTTGTCGGCTTTACCCTAAAAGACTTTATCACAGGCATGCTCTTTCATCCGCTTGTCGTGGCGACCATGCTTATCATTGGGGCGTTACTGATTATCTATGTCGAAAAGCACCCACGCCCCATTAAGGCACAAGAAGCCGAGCATATTGACTTTAAAATGGCGTTAAAAATCGGACTGGCTCAATGCCTTGCCCTAATCCCCGGTACCAGTCGCTCTGGCTCTACCATCATCGGGGCGTTGTGGTTTGGAGCGTCTCGCAAGGCGGCGACCGAATTTTCGTTCTTTTTGGGCATTCCTGTCATTGTCGGGGCGGGACTTTTGGAGCTGATTGAGAAAAAAGACGTGCTACAAACAGGACAAGATTGGGCGATTTTGGGTGTGGGAACGTTTGTGTCTTTTGTCGTTGCCCTGCTATGTATTCGCCTTTTGGTGGCATGGGTATCCAAAAAAGACTTTATGATTTTTGCCTATTTGCGGATTATCACAGGCGTAATTGTGTTATTGGCGTATTTTGTGTTTGGTTATCAAATTCAAGGGTAA
- the tsaB gene encoding tRNA (adenosine(37)-N6)-threonylcarbamoyltransferase complex dimerization subunit type 1 TsaB, translated as MLIAFDTIFEQCSIAILQNDTVIYTETLAGGRGQTEIILPMLDKALHTVGVDIKDVQAWAFNRGPGAFSGIRINTALVQALSVANDAPCIGISSLHALAFMACEQESMADGTTITAVIDARQNQVYAGDFVVQNALPIAQSEYLLDYDKRVETDIIVGDGVDLVATTAKKLRLNPTACHIAHLAYPLFLKGETVTAENALPVYLRNNAWKTLAEQGKK; from the coding sequence ATGCTAATCGCCTTTGACACCATTTTTGAGCAATGCTCTATCGCCATTTTGCAAAATGACACTGTTATCTATACCGAGACCTTGGCAGGCGGGCGTGGGCAAACGGAGATTATTTTGCCCATGCTTGACAAGGCATTACATACGGTAGGTGTGGACATAAAAGACGTACAGGCTTGGGCGTTTAACCGTGGGCCGGGGGCGTTTAGTGGTATTCGAATCAATACCGCCCTAGTCCAAGCCCTATCTGTCGCCAATGACGCACCGTGTATCGGCATATCTAGCCTGCACGCCTTGGCGTTTATGGCGTGTGAACAAGAGAGCATGGCGGACGGCACAACGATAACTGCCGTGATAGACGCTCGCCAAAACCAAGTCTATGCAGGGGATTTTGTGGTGCAAAACGCCTTACCCATTGCCCAAAGCGAATATTTGCTGGATTATGATAAGCGTGTAGAGACCGACATCATCGTGGGGGACGGGGTGGATTTGGTGGCAACAACTGCCAAAAAATTACGCCTAAATCCGACTGCTTGCCACATTGCACACCTTGCCTATCCCTTATTTTTAAAGGGTGAGACGGTAACGGCAGAAAATGCCTTACCTGTGTATCTAAGAAATAACGCTTGGAAAACATTGGCAGAACAAGGTAAGAAATAA
- the ffh gene encoding signal recognition particle protein produces MFDTLTERLSGSLRNIAGTGQLTEDNIKDTLREVRMALLEADVALPVAREFVAKVKEQALGQEVLKELAPGQAFVKIVYDELTEMMGSANQSLEMTGKPPVVYLLAGLQGAGKTTTAGKLAKFLQEKQKKKVMLVSADVYRPAAIRQLEQVAGQVNASFVPSSTDENPIDIARRAIEQAKLQYQDILIIDTAGRLAIDEEMMNEIKELTAAVNPTETLFVVDSMTGQDAANTAKAFNDALPLTGVILTKTDGDARGGAALSVRAITGKPIKFLGRGEKLEALELFHPERIAQRILGMGDVLSLVEEVENKIDREQAERMAKKLQKGGEFDLEDLLNQFQQMKNLGGMAGFLDKMPGMGGADLQKAMEEAKPEEKVKEMEALIHSMTPFERQNPDKITPSRKRRIAAGSGKQIQDVNRLLKQHKQMAKMMKMISRPDGIGKMMKAVQGLTKGMSGGGGPLFGGANAGQNPAGMNAEDMKKSMADLGLDPNNMPSMEDMQKQMKAMEGQLPNFKKRF; encoded by the coding sequence ATGTTTGATACCTTAACCGAACGACTCTCTGGCAGCCTTCGTAATATTGCAGGCACAGGTCAGCTGACCGAAGATAACATTAAGGATACATTGCGTGAAGTGCGCATGGCACTGCTTGAGGCGGATGTTGCCTTGCCTGTGGCGCGTGAATTTGTCGCGAAGGTTAAAGAGCAGGCGCTAGGACAAGAGGTTCTAAAAGAGCTTGCGCCAGGTCAGGCATTCGTTAAGATTGTCTATGATGAGCTGACTGAGATGATGGGTTCGGCGAATCAGTCTTTGGAGATGACTGGCAAGCCGCCAGTGGTGTATCTGTTGGCAGGTCTACAGGGCGCAGGTAAGACAACGACCGCAGGTAAGCTTGCCAAATTCCTACAAGAAAAACAAAAGAAAAAAGTCATGCTTGTATCAGCCGACGTATATCGTCCAGCAGCGATTCGTCAGCTTGAGCAGGTGGCAGGTCAGGTTAATGCAAGCTTTGTGCCATCTAGTACAGACGAGAACCCAATCGACATCGCTCGCCGCGCCATCGAACAAGCCAAATTGCAGTATCAAGACATTCTGATCATTGACACCGCAGGTCGCCTTGCGATCGACGAGGAGATGATGAATGAGATTAAGGAGCTTACTGCAGCGGTGAACCCAACCGAGACACTGTTCGTGGTGGACTCGATGACAGGTCAAGATGCTGCCAATACTGCCAAGGCATTTAACGACGCCTTGCCGCTGACAGGTGTCATCTTGACTAAGACAGATGGTGATGCTCGCGGTGGCGCTGCCTTGTCTGTGCGTGCCATCACCGGTAAGCCAATCAAATTCCTAGGTCGTGGCGAGAAGCTGGAGGCCTTGGAGCTGTTCCATCCTGAGCGTATCGCACAGCGAATCCTTGGCATGGGTGACGTGTTGTCATTGGTCGAAGAGGTTGAGAATAAAATCGACCGCGAGCAAGCCGAACGCATGGCGAAAAAGCTCCAAAAGGGCGGTGAGTTTGATTTGGAAGATTTGTTAAATCAATTCCAGCAAATGAAAAATCTTGGCGGTATGGCAGGATTCCTTGATAAGATGCCTGGCATGGGTGGCGCCGACCTCCAAAAAGCGATGGAAGAAGCCAAGCCTGAAGAGAAAGTCAAGGAGATGGAAGCGCTGATCCACTCAATGACCCCATTTGAGCGCCAGAACCCTGACAAAATCACCCCGAGCCGTAAACGTCGTATTGCCGCAGGTTCCGGTAAGCAAATTCAAGATGTCAATCGCTTGCTAAAACAACACAAGCAAATGGCGAAAATGATGAAGATGATCAGCCGTCCTGATGGCATCGGCAAGATGATGAAAGCTGTTCAAGGGCTAACCAAAGGCATGAGTGGTGGCGGTGGGCCGTTATTCGGTGGTGCTAATGCTGGTCAAAATCCAGCAGGCATGAATGCTGAAGACATGAAAAAATCCATGGCAGACCTAGGGCTAGATCCTAACAATATGCCAAGCATGGAAGACATGCAAAAGCAGATGAAAGCGATGGAAGGGCAGCTTCCTAATTTTAAAAAGCGTTTTTAA
- a CDS encoding cytochrome C assembly family protein has translation MLIIYLLTALIYTATGLILYQKLIKQQPINKLPIITAFIIGAGVHAFLLCPKIVTLYGLNFNIFNTISLISLFFLVFFVLFSLYRPILSLGILAAPSALVGLSAGYFGRAAYEPLTDLNPLLQAHILLSFAAYCALLMAAVQAIILRLQIRELKHKTIHRFWVSKLPSLQSMEGLLFDMILMGFVILSVALGLGVVATYDIMAQHIAHKLFFSVLSWTVFGVFIVGHYRQGWRGKRAANFTIYGFILLAIGFVGSKAVLDLIV, from the coding sequence GTGTTAATTATTTATCTGTTGACCGCTTTGATTTATACCGCCACCGGCCTGATCTTGTATCAAAAACTCATCAAGCAACAACCCATCAACAAACTTCCAATCATCACCGCGTTCATCATCGGCGCAGGAGTGCACGCATTTTTGCTATGTCCAAAAATCGTCACGCTATACGGGCTTAATTTTAACATCTTTAACACGATTAGCCTAATCAGTTTGTTCTTTTTGGTGTTTTTTGTACTATTTAGTCTATATCGCCCCATATTAAGCCTTGGTATCCTTGCTGCGCCATCTGCTTTGGTCGGGCTTAGCGCGGGCTACTTTGGGCGCGCCGCTTACGAGCCGCTAACCGACCTTAACCCCCTGCTTCAGGCACACATCTTACTCTCATTCGCCGCTTACTGCGCTCTGCTGATGGCTGCTGTGCAAGCGATTATCTTGCGCCTACAGATTCGCGAACTCAAACACAAGACCATCCACCGCTTTTGGGTGAGTAAACTGCCAAGCCTACAGAGCATGGAAGGCTTGTTGTTTGACATGATTTTGATGGGTTTTGTGATTTTAAGTGTGGCGCTTGGGCTTGGCGTGGTTGCCACTTATGATATCATGGCACAGCACATCGCGCACAAGCTATTCTTTAGCGTGCTGTCATGGACGGTATTTGGTGTGTTTATCGTTGGTCATTATCGCCAAGGCTGGCGCGGTAAACGTGCGGCGAACTTTACCATCTATGGCTTTATTCTACTTGCCATTGGTTTTGTTGGCTCAAAAGCGGTGTTGGATTTGATCGTCTAA
- the folD gene encoding bifunctional methylenetetrahydrofolate dehydrogenase/methenyltetrahydrofolate cyclohydrolase FolD, with the protein MAQILDGKALASSIENELSARVATLKEKTGRTPILATILVGDDPASATYVRMKGNACKRIGMDSIRVEMPESTTTDELLAKIDELNANPDVHGILLQHPVPAQIDERACFDRISLSKDVDGVTCLGYGRMAMGESAYGSCTPQGIMHLLNHYNVELSGKHAVVVGRSAILGKPMAAMLLNANCTVTICHSRTQNLSEHIRQADIVVGAVGVPELIKKDWIKQGAIVVDAGFHPTPEGGCGDIELKGIENVASAYTPVPGGVGPMTINTLIRQTVEAAELEAGI; encoded by the coding sequence ATGGCACAGATTTTAGACGGTAAAGCATTGGCAAGTTCTATCGAAAATGAACTGTCAGCACGCGTGGCAACATTAAAAGAAAAAACTGGGCGCACGCCAATTCTTGCGACCATTTTGGTGGGTGATGACCCTGCATCTGCCACTTATGTGCGCATGAAGGGCAATGCTTGTAAGCGTATCGGCATGGACAGCATTCGCGTTGAGATGCCTGAGAGTACCACGACCGATGAATTATTGGCAAAGATCGATGAACTTAATGCCAATCCTGACGTGCACGGCATCCTACTGCAGCACCCTGTGCCTGCTCAGATCGATGAGCGTGCGTGCTTTGATCGCATCAGTCTATCAAAAGACGTGGATGGTGTTACGTGCCTAGGTTATGGTCGTATGGCGATGGGTGAGAGTGCTTATGGTTCTTGCACGCCGCAAGGCATCATGCACCTGCTGAACCACTACAATGTTGAATTGTCTGGCAAACATGCTGTGGTGGTGGGTCGTAGCGCCATCTTGGGCAAACCAATGGCGGCGATGCTACTAAATGCCAACTGTACCGTGACCATCTGCCATTCACGCACTCAGAACCTAAGCGAGCACATCCGTCAAGCGGACATCGTGGTGGGTGCTGTGGGCGTTCCTGAGCTAATCAAAAAAGACTGGATCAAGCAAGGCGCAATCGTGGTTGATGCAGGCTTCCACCCAACGCCAGAAGGCGGATGCGGTGACATCGAGCTAAAAGGCATCGAGAACGTGGCTTCAGCGTACACGCCAGTTCCAGGTGGTGTGGGTCCGATGACGATCAATACACTGATTCGCCAGACAGTGGAAGCCGCTGAGCTAGAAGCTGGCATCTAA